One Elaeis guineensis isolate ETL-2024a chromosome 10, EG11, whole genome shotgun sequence genomic window carries:
- the LOC105052521 gene encoding serine/arginine-rich splicing factor SR30 isoform X3, which produces MSRRASRTLYVGNLPEDIREREVEDLFYKYGPIVDIDLKIPPRPPGYAFVEFEDARDAEDAIHGRDGYKFDGHRLRVEFARGGRGYSSSMDRYSSYSSSGSRGGVLRRSEYRVLVTGLPSSASWQDLKDHMRRAGDVCFSEVFRDRQGTTGIVDYTNYDDVKYAIRKLDDSEFRNAFSRAYIRVREYDATRSLSSSRSHSNSRSRSPSYSRSYSRSRSRSQSKSPRGRSASRSCSRSRSRSASSHSHSGSMGRSLSGSRSRSRSPIASPPWNNQASKIPRKQSPTRSKSRSLSHSLSPKSNRSRSVDSRDR; this is translated from the exons TATGGACCCATTGTTGACATTGATCTGAAGATTCCTCCAAGGCCTCCAGGTTATGCATTTGTTGAG TTTGAAGATGCTCGTGATGCTGAAGATGCTATTCATGGTCGTGATGGTTATAAATTTGATGGTCATAGATTACGG gTGGAATTTGCACGTGGTGGAAGAGGCTATTCGTCTTCCATGGATCGTTACAGCAGTTATAGCAGCAGTGGCAGTCGTGGTGGTGTCTTGAGGCGGTCTGAATATCGCG TGCTGGTTACTGGTTTACCTTCTTCTGCCTCATGGCAAGACCTGAAG GACCACATGCGGCGTGCTGGTGATGTTTGTTTCTCCGAAGTGTTTCGTGATCGTCAAG GCACTACAGGCATTGTGGATTATACAAACTATGATGATGTGAAATATGCG ATTAGGAAACTTGATGACTCTGAGTTTCGGAATGCATTTTCTCGTGCATATATAAGG GTAAGGGAATATGATGCAACACGAAGCCTATCTAGCAGCCGTAGCCATTCCAATTCCAGAAGCAGAAGCCCCAGCTACAGTCGCAGTTACAGCCGAAGCAGGAGCCGCAGCCAAAG CAAGTCTCCGAGAGGCAGGTCAGCATCTCGCTCATGTTCtagatctcgatcaagatcggcTTCATCTCACTCTCATTCAGGATCAATGGGACGCTCTCTGTCAGG ATCACGATCAAGATCCAGATCACCAATTGCTTCT CCCCCTTGGAACAATCAAGCAAGCAAAATCCCAAGGAAGCAGAGTCCTACCAGGAGCAAAAGCAGGAGCCTATCACATTCTCTATCTCCG AAGTCCAACCGCAGCCGATCTGTTGATTCAAGAGACCGTTGA